From a region of the Candidatus Brocadia sp. genome:
- a CDS encoding type IV pili methyl-accepting chemotaxis transducer N-terminal domain-containing protein, with amino-acid sequence MNKMTLTYLIALGIIAVLSIASYVTLKKDISSQETNAAVINLTSKQRFLTQNIAIHSLCLASTNDSAETEALRQYRLTTIHTIETVHKGLISGDTSLHLPGRQSPQIHALYFEPPVQLYSRGSQFVIYKPDTVLP; translated from the coding sequence ATGAACAAGATGACGCTTACGTACCTGATTGCATTGGGTATCATTGCCGTCCTCAGCATAGCGTCCTATGTTACGCTCAAAAAAGATATCTCTTCCCAGGAAACGAATGCCGCGGTAATTAATCTGACCAGCAAACAACGGTTTCTGACACAAAACATTGCCATCCATTCCCTGTGTCTGGCAAGCACAAACGATTCTGCCGAAACGGAGGCGCTCAGACAGTACCGGCTTACCACCATACATACCATAGAAACGGTGCATAAAGGGCTCATTAGCGGAGACACATCCCTTCATTTGCCCGGAAGGCAATCCCCGCAGATCCACGCTCTGTATTTTGAACCACCGGTGCAGTTATACTCAAGAGGCTCGCAATTTGTGATTTATAAACCTGATACCGTCTTACCATAA
- a CDS encoding IS1634 family transposase, with product MFLREKTRTKDGKTHRYWSVVENRRVSGRRVVQRQVLYLGELNDNQRAGWIRTIEAVSGKEPKPRQLALFPDDREAMPIPDGETVRVRLDKIELRHPREWGASWLGLYVWNMLELDTFWRMRLPSSRKGTSWLNILKALVCYRLIDPGSEFRFHREWYVRSATGDLLGEDYSLAQKDKAYRCLDLLLEHRDELFAYLKEKWGKLFGAKYDVLLYDLTSTYFESDPPPTGSGSKKRFGYSRDKRSDCVQVVVALVLTPEGFPVAYEVYPGNTRDTATLEEFLDRIEKQYGKFRRTWLMDRGIPTEEMLEKMRERGIDYLVGTPKGHLTRVEKPLLEQTWMRARESVRVKVLRQESEFYVYVESHDRVSKERAMRRRRLRRLWVGLRELRNRKALTRDDLFMHIGALKKEAGRDYRLVTISIPKPQEPVNENTFRFSLDRERLRQAYRREGRYLLRSNMQATAPETVWENYLLLTRIEQAFKDLKGSLSVRPLWHQLERRIEAHIFVSFLAFCLHTTLRNLARGRAGGLTSEAILEKLSGIQMIDVHLPTTDGRHIVMSRYTQPEKDVLLLLAQLGLTLPEQPPPKVYVSGQVGL from the coding sequence ATGTTTCTCCGGGAAAAGACACGAACGAAAGATGGGAAAACCCACCGTTATTGGAGCGTGGTAGAGAACCGCCGGGTCAGCGGAAGAAGGGTGGTGCAACGGCAGGTTCTCTATTTGGGAGAACTCAATGACAATCAACGGGCTGGGTGGATTCGGACGATAGAGGCGGTGTCGGGTAAAGAACCGAAACCAAGACAACTGGCATTGTTTCCGGATGACCGGGAAGCCATGCCGATACCGGATGGTGAGACAGTTCGGGTGAGGTTGGACAAAATAGAGCTGCGCCATCCACGGGAGTGGGGAGCAAGCTGGTTGGGATTGTATGTATGGAATATGCTGGAACTGGACACATTCTGGAGGATGCGTCTGCCGTCAAGCCGGAAGGGGACAAGCTGGTTGAATATACTGAAGGCGCTTGTCTGTTACCGGTTGATCGATCCGGGAAGCGAATTTCGTTTTCACCGTGAGTGGTACGTGCGGAGCGCAACAGGCGATCTGCTGGGAGAGGATTATTCCCTGGCGCAGAAGGACAAGGCGTATCGTTGTTTGGATTTGTTGCTTGAGCATCGGGACGAGCTGTTTGCCTATTTAAAGGAGAAGTGGGGCAAGCTCTTTGGGGCGAAGTACGATGTACTGCTGTATGATTTGACGAGTACGTATTTTGAAAGTGACCCACCTCCGACTGGATCGGGGAGTAAGAAACGGTTTGGATATAGCCGGGACAAACGTTCGGATTGCGTGCAGGTGGTAGTGGCATTGGTGTTAACGCCGGAAGGATTTCCCGTTGCCTACGAAGTGTATCCGGGCAATACCAGAGACACCGCAACGCTGGAGGAATTTCTGGATCGGATTGAAAAGCAGTATGGGAAATTCCGGCGCACCTGGCTTATGGATCGCGGTATTCCAACGGAGGAGATGTTGGAAAAGATGCGTGAGCGCGGGATTGATTATTTGGTTGGGACTCCGAAGGGGCATTTGACGAGAGTAGAAAAACCGCTACTCGAACAAACCTGGATGCGGGCGAGGGAGAGCGTCCGCGTGAAAGTTCTTCGGCAGGAATCGGAGTTTTACGTTTACGTGGAAAGCCATGACCGGGTGTCTAAGGAGCGTGCCATGCGTCGGCGCAGACTCAGACGTCTGTGGGTGGGCTTGCGCGAACTTCGCAATCGAAAAGCCCTCACGCGCGATGACCTGTTCATGCATATTGGCGCGTTAAAGAAAGAAGCCGGACGAGACTACAGACTGGTCACGATCTCCATTCCCAAACCGCAGGAACCGGTCAATGAGAATACGTTCCGGTTCAGTTTGGATCGGGAACGCCTGAGGCAGGCGTATCGGCGCGAGGGGCGTTATTTGCTTCGTTCCAACATGCAGGCCACCGCGCCAGAAACCGTCTGGGAAAATTATTTGCTGTTGACACGGATAGAACAGGCATTTAAGGACTTGAAGGGGTCTCTTTCCGTCCGCCCCCTATGGCATCAATTGGAACGGAGAATTGAAGCCCATATCTTTGTTTCCTTTTTGGCTTTTTGTCTCCACACGACACTGCGCAATCTTGCGCGGGGGAGGGCCGGAGGGCTGACGTCTGAAGCGATTTTGGAAAAACTGTCGGGCATTCAAATGATAGACGTTCATTTACCGACCACGGATGGCCGTCATATTGTCATGAGCCGTTATACCCAGCCGGAGAAGGACGTTTTACTCCTTTTGGCGCAGTTGGGATTAACGCTTCCTGAACAACCGCCGCCCAAGGTTTACGTATCCGGGCAGGTCGGCCTGTAG
- a CDS encoding cytidine/deoxycytidylate deaminase family protein: protein MSKRPSWDEYFLRITREVAQRATCLRRQVGALLVMDKHILTTGYNGAPSGLQHCLEIGCLREQLKIPPGERHELCRGLHAEMNALIQAAHYGIKISGATLYSTTYPCSLCAKMLVNAGIKRIVTLTDYPDPLAKEILSLANVAVEFVKLDV, encoded by the coding sequence ATGTCGAAAAGGCCGTCGTGGGATGAGTATTTTTTGCGGATTACCCGGGAGGTAGCTCAGCGCGCGACCTGTTTGCGGAGACAGGTCGGGGCGCTTCTGGTGATGGACAAACACATCCTGACGACGGGCTACAACGGGGCGCCAAGCGGGCTTCAGCACTGCCTGGAGATTGGCTGCCTGCGGGAACAGCTTAAGATCCCGCCCGGAGAACGACACGAATTATGCCGCGGACTCCATGCCGAGATGAATGCCCTCATCCAGGCAGCGCATTATGGCATTAAGATTTCCGGAGCGACCTTGTACAGCACCACGTATCCTTGTTCTCTTTGCGCAAAAATGCTGGTGAATGCCGGGATCAAGAGAATTGTAACGCTCACCGATTACCCCGATCCCCTTGCGAAAGAGATACTCTCCCTGGCAAATGTGGCTGTGGAATTTGTAAAACTGGATGTATAG
- a CDS encoding ferritin family protein yields the protein MSDTLKEIKSIALQMETDGVKFYSELADKTLHPMGRAMFRSFVEDEKAHIKRLRALLSDHSGKSQAREKSQASPGERLVTIFKQMGEAAKKKVDAGANDIAAVKLAMELEEKGTAFYEKAARETEDAVERETYRFLAGEEKVHFSILKNTLDFLEKTALWEAEKEGRIYDMWIDMVNKKG from the coding sequence ATGAGCGACACGTTAAAAGAGATAAAATCGATTGCGCTTCAGATGGAGACAGATGGAGTGAAGTTTTACAGCGAATTGGCAGACAAGACCCTGCATCCTATGGGACGGGCTATGTTCAGGTCGTTTGTAGAGGATGAAAAAGCGCATATCAAAAGGCTTCGCGCCCTGCTGTCCGACCACAGCGGGAAAAGCCAGGCACGGGAAAAGAGTCAGGCAAGTCCTGGCGAAAGATTAGTTACGATTTTCAAGCAGATGGGTGAAGCGGCAAAAAAGAAGGTGGATGCCGGCGCCAATGATATTGCTGCCGTTAAGCTTGCCATGGAGCTTGAGGAAAAGGGAACAGCGTTCTACGAAAAGGCCGCCCGGGAAACGGAGGATGCCGTGGAGCGGGAGACCTACCGCTTCCTTGCTGGTGAAGAGAAGGTGCATTTCAGCATTCTGAAGAATACCCTTGATTTTCTGGAGAAAACAGCATTGTGGGAGGCCGAAAAGGAAGGTCGTATTTATGATATGTGGATCGATATGGTAAATAAAAAGGGATGA
- a CDS encoding DUF1214 domain-containing protein, producing MNRTFKKAVVTALFAFFSTSLTTPSSSAQVLQEQEKDTSVLSREQLQETEAFHVGVLAYLWGYPLVMNHNHRLAMSAVEKPLPSGIYAPLNALNPSRRLLGPEWKARFASHEVIFAQVWFDLLEEPIVVEIPDDHGGRYFSMTFYDYRGDLIRAIGTRSTEGKGGTYLLVGPHFRGETFPTLNVIHSPTRFVYGQGRIVVKKEDQTEIATVVNIMRQYYSVIPYSRWLDPSLPPKPYQASERLNPGLIPQDLQFFHILGEAMKIVPPREEEQSLYALFKTIGLSEHGFDYGTLGDHTKAGLKRAIPEARVMMVSRAQSLFSYTGGWFYPPLTTGWSGLRYLNRAAMCYAFDPFAGLAVEQLCPRTNVDAQGEKLDGAKKKYRLHFKEGLPPVTGEWSLTLYDKNGIMFGNPANRYSISSITSGLEYQKDGSLTILIQAEEPTDPKEKRNWLPAPKGEFWLMVHLWQPNDKVLKGKWKLPGVEPVK from the coding sequence ATGAACCGAACATTCAAAAAAGCCGTTGTTACCGCTCTCTTTGCATTCTTCAGCACAAGCTTAACGACACCCTCATCCTCCGCTCAGGTATTACAGGAACAAGAAAAGGACACCTCCGTACTTTCAAGAGAGCAACTCCAGGAAACGGAGGCTTTCCATGTCGGCGTGCTGGCCTACCTGTGGGGTTATCCCCTGGTAATGAACCATAATCATCGCCTGGCAATGAGCGCCGTTGAAAAGCCGTTGCCAAGCGGAATTTACGCGCCTCTCAATGCACTCAACCCCAGCAGAAGATTATTGGGACCGGAATGGAAGGCCCGCTTCGCCAGTCATGAGGTTATCTTTGCCCAGGTTTGGTTCGATCTGCTGGAGGAGCCAATAGTGGTGGAAATCCCTGATGATCACGGCGGACGATATTTCAGTATGACCTTTTATGATTACCGGGGAGACCTCATCCGGGCTATCGGAACACGCTCCACGGAAGGCAAAGGCGGGACATATCTTCTGGTTGGCCCACATTTCAGGGGAGAAACGTTCCCAACCTTGAACGTCATTCACAGCCCGACCCGTTTTGTATACGGACAGGGAAGGATCGTGGTTAAAAAGGAAGATCAGACCGAGATCGCCACCGTAGTAAATATCATGCGGCAGTATTACAGCGTGATCCCCTACAGCCGGTGGCTTGACCCTTCTCTGCCTCCGAAACCGTACCAGGCCTCTGAAAGGCTGAACCCCGGTCTCATTCCGCAGGATCTGCAATTTTTCCATATCCTGGGAGAAGCAATGAAAATTGTGCCGCCACGGGAAGAGGAACAGAGTCTCTATGCATTGTTTAAGACCATCGGTCTTTCCGAGCATGGATTTGATTATGGCACCCTGGGGGATCACACGAAGGCCGGATTAAAAAGGGCCATTCCGGAGGCCAGGGTGATGATGGTTTCGCGCGCCCAGTCTCTCTTTAGCTATACCGGCGGATGGTTTTATCCACCTCTGACGACAGGGTGGTCCGGATTGCGGTACCTTAACCGCGCAGCCATGTGTTATGCATTCGACCCCTTTGCCGGCCTTGCCGTTGAGCAGTTATGCCCACGCACAAACGTTGATGCTCAGGGTGAAAAACTTGATGGCGCAAAGAAAAAATATCGGCTCCACTTCAAAGAGGGATTACCTCCCGTTACCGGTGAATGGTCGCTTACCCTGTATGATAAAAACGGCATCATGTTCGGAAATCCCGCAAACCGCTACAGCATAAGCAGCATAACCAGCGGCCTTGAATACCAAAAAGACGGCAGTCTGACCATCCTTATTCAGGCAGAGGAACCCACAGACCCGAAGGAAAAACGCAACTGGCTTCCCGCCCCGAAAGGGGAGTTCTGGCTTATGGTCCATCTGTGGCAACCAAACGACAAGGTCCTCAAAGGGAAATGGAAACTGCCCGGGGTTGAGCCGGTAAAATGA
- a CDS encoding GGDEF domain-containing protein: protein MEFVRATLIINVTTMLKQRLRKTDILARLGGDEFAALLCQVDRKQTEIIAKQMIEIISQKGRFTQGYPTNVTASIGITLFPTHSNEAQSLLACADQAMYLAKEKGRNGFCFYQGNP from the coding sequence ATGGAGTTTGTCCGTGCCACCCTGATTATCAATGTTACCACAATGCTCAAGCAGCGATTACGCAAAACGGATATCCTGGCAAGGCTTGGCGGAGATGAATTTGCCGCACTCTTATGCCAGGTTGACAGAAAGCAGACGGAAATTATTGCAAAACAAATGATCGAAATCATATCTCAGAAAGGCAGATTTACCCAAGGCTACCCGACAAACGTTACCGCCAGCATCGGCATCACCTTGTTTCCTACCCATAGTAACGAAGCACAATCCCTGCTTGCCTGTGCTGATCAGGCAATGTACCTTGCAAAGGAAAAGGGACGCAATGGTTTTTGTTTTTATCAGGGCAACCCTTGA
- a CDS encoding 5'-nucleotidase C-terminal domain-containing protein — MITRHTFHLAMLLICGFLGICCSATPVVKSEQNKTHREVKFKILQINDVYKIEGLEKGSTGGIARVRTLREQMEAEGQPVLVLLAGDFLFPSVMSKYLHAQPMVDMLNLLDGKPAGFDKRFIVAFGNHEFEHPDPGILLRRIMQSDFDWVSCNIRYCPDKGAPGVPFSHRFKNVHDALLLDIDGVCVGIFGLTNDSQPQDYIVYDYNVEKERNARIRESLDYLRDKGARVIIALTHQDLEEDRQLANDFPGEIDIIAGGHDHYYIQQQVGRTWITKADADARSAIRYDVRIFQNDSLIEPPRKVDLDSTVANDPDVGDAVNKWLGALSATMKAQTDRDPNEIIGMTRYRLEGVETAVRKDETALGNFLTDVVRARMRTDIAFINGGSIRINDNIPAGAPITVYDMEGIFYYDNKLVAFELTGAELLGILNHSVQRVDSGDGRFLQVSGIRFKYHADSTTGMPPYRVNTEDVEIMLQGESKYLPLELSRKYSAGSIDYLWKNGYRDGYTIFSQGNNGTSPKRIDAGQSISFRAVTEEAIAALPDRTVTTDREGRITAVRN, encoded by the coding sequence ATGATTACGAGGCATACGTTCCATCTCGCCATGCTGTTGATATGCGGTTTTCTTGGTATCTGTTGTTCAGCCACTCCCGTCGTAAAGAGTGAGCAAAACAAAACGCATCGTGAAGTGAAATTCAAAATCCTTCAGATCAACGACGTGTATAAGATCGAGGGTCTGGAGAAGGGCAGCACTGGTGGAATTGCGCGGGTGCGTACCCTCAGGGAGCAGATGGAAGCAGAGGGACAGCCCGTGCTCGTGCTTCTTGCCGGAGACTTCCTTTTTCCATCGGTTATGAGCAAATACCTGCATGCTCAGCCTATGGTCGACATGCTTAACCTCCTGGATGGCAAACCCGCCGGTTTTGATAAACGGTTTATCGTTGCTTTTGGCAACCATGAATTCGAACACCCGGACCCGGGCATCCTTCTGCGCCGGATCATGCAGTCTGATTTTGACTGGGTTTCCTGTAACATTCGCTATTGTCCGGATAAAGGCGCCCCCGGCGTCCCATTCTCTCACCGGTTTAAAAATGTTCATGACGCACTCTTGCTGGACATTGATGGTGTCTGTGTAGGGATTTTTGGTTTGACCAATGATTCCCAGCCTCAGGATTATATTGTGTACGACTATAACGTTGAAAAGGAACGCAATGCAAGAATTCGGGAAAGCCTTGATTATTTAAGGGATAAGGGCGCCCGCGTGATTATTGCCCTGACGCACCAGGATTTGGAAGAGGACAGACAACTCGCCAATGATTTTCCCGGTGAGATCGATATTATCGCCGGAGGGCACGATCATTATTACATTCAGCAGCAGGTTGGACGCACCTGGATTACGAAGGCGGATGCTGATGCCAGGAGCGCTATCAGGTATGATGTAAGAATATTTCAAAATGATTCTCTTATAGAGCCTCCCAGGAAGGTTGATCTTGATTCAACGGTGGCAAATGACCCGGATGTCGGTGATGCGGTGAATAAATGGCTGGGTGCGCTTTCAGCAACCATGAAAGCGCAGACAGACCGTGATCCAAATGAAATAATTGGTATGACGAGGTATAGGCTTGAAGGAGTCGAGACGGCGGTGCGTAAGGACGAGACGGCCCTGGGCAATTTTCTTACTGACGTTGTGCGTGCACGGATGAGGACCGATATTGCCTTCATAAACGGCGGGAGTATCCGTATTAACGATAATATTCCTGCTGGCGCTCCCATCACGGTGTACGACATGGAGGGTATATTTTACTACGATAATAAACTCGTTGCCTTTGAACTTACTGGCGCAGAGCTCCTGGGTATTTTGAACCATTCGGTGCAAAGGGTGGACTCAGGTGATGGGCGCTTCCTCCAGGTTTCAGGTATCCGATTCAAATACCACGCTGACAGTACCACGGGAATGCCTCCATACAGGGTTAATACGGAGGACGTTGAGATTATGCTGCAGGGGGAATCAAAATATCTTCCCCTTGAGTTAAGCCGTAAGTATTCTGCTGGCTCGATCGATTACCTATGGAAGAATGGGTACCGCGACGGCTACACAATTTTTTCGCAGGGCAATAATGGGACAAGCCCTAAACGGATCGACGCGGGACAATCCATCAGTTTTCGTGCTGTTACCGAAGAGGCAATCGCGGCGCTGCCAGACCGAACGGTTACCACTGATAGAGAGGGGAGAATCACCGCAGTCCGTAATTAG
- a CDS encoding aspartate ammonia-lyase, with protein MSKNRIGAFRTERDYLGEMNVPATAYYGVQTARALENFPISGQTSLLAFTLAMVAIKKAAAMVNVELGCLDGKLGNTIIRACDRIVNGEFHDQFLVDVYQAGAGTSHHMNVNEVIANVATEMLGGAKGDYSVVHPNDHVNYGQSTNDVYPAAMRIAALQLSERLVKNLNDLTKTFQEKAQSFDSMVKSGRTHLQDAVPIRVGQEFSGYADSLMKATRGIEKSRESLKELGIGGSAVGTGINTHPEYAARVVERLRNIVNLDVRRARNRFEAMQSNAPCVELSGALRTLAVELIRIANDLRLMGSGPNTGLAEIELPAVQPGSSIMPGKVNPVIPEMMNMVCFSVMGNDLSVALAAQAGQFELNVMMPVIQYKLLDSLLILSNAAKIFHEKCIRGLSVNEGRCRDYALRSLGIVTVLNPIIGYAKASEVVKESMRTGKSPREIILEQGILSAEKVNEVLSPMSMTEPCVRTL; from the coding sequence ATGAGCAAAAACAGGATTGGTGCGTTTCGCACGGAAAGGGATTATCTCGGTGAGATGAACGTGCCCGCAACGGCTTATTACGGGGTTCAGACTGCACGGGCGCTGGAAAATTTTCCCATTAGCGGACAAACGTCGCTGCTGGCCTTTACCTTGGCCATGGTTGCCATTAAAAAGGCAGCAGCTATGGTTAATGTAGAGCTTGGCTGTCTCGACGGGAAGTTGGGCAACACGATTATCCGCGCATGCGACCGCATAGTAAACGGCGAGTTTCATGATCAGTTTCTGGTGGATGTGTATCAGGCGGGCGCAGGCACGTCTCACCATATGAACGTCAATGAAGTCATTGCCAACGTTGCGACTGAAATGCTTGGCGGGGCGAAAGGGGATTATTCGGTTGTCCATCCGAATGATCATGTCAACTACGGTCAGTCTACTAACGATGTGTATCCTGCAGCCATGCGCATCGCTGCCTTGCAATTGTCTGAAAGGCTTGTGAAGAATCTGAATGACCTGACGAAGACGTTTCAGGAAAAGGCGCAGTCCTTTGATTCCATGGTAAAGTCGGGGCGTACCCACCTTCAGGATGCCGTGCCCATTCGTGTGGGTCAGGAATTTTCTGGTTATGCAGATTCCCTTATGAAGGCGACCCGGGGGATTGAAAAGTCCCGTGAATCGTTAAAAGAATTAGGAATTGGCGGAAGCGCGGTAGGCACGGGAATTAACACCCATCCGGAATACGCGGCGCGGGTTGTAGAAAGGCTGAGAAACATAGTCAACCTGGATGTCAGGCGGGCAAGGAACCGGTTTGAGGCCATGCAAAGCAACGCCCCGTGCGTTGAACTCTCTGGCGCGCTTCGCACCCTGGCCGTGGAACTGATCCGTATTGCGAATGACCTCAGATTAATGGGTTCCGGGCCAAATACCGGGCTGGCGGAGATTGAGCTTCCGGCAGTGCAGCCAGGGTCTTCTATCATGCCGGGGAAAGTGAATCCGGTTATCCCTGAGATGATGAATATGGTGTGCTTTTCGGTTATGGGCAACGATCTTTCGGTTGCGCTGGCGGCGCAGGCAGGGCAATTTGAGCTGAATGTCATGATGCCGGTAATCCAGTACAAATTGCTCGATTCGCTGTTGATCCTGAGCAACGCCGCGAAGATATTTCATGAAAAATGCATACGAGGCCTGTCCGTTAACGAGGGAAGATGCCGTGATTACGCCCTGAGAAGCCTCGGCATTGTCACCGTGTTAAATCCGATTATTGGCTATGCAAAGGCATCAGAGGTAGTAAAGGAATCGATGAGGACAGGAAAATCGCCGCGGGAAATCATTCTGGAACAAGGAATTCTTTCTGCGGAGAAGGTCAATGAGGTATTATCTCCCATGTCAATGACGGAGCCTTGTGTTCGAACATTGTAA
- a CDS encoding transposase has translation MIKYIGLDAHSSTCTFNVTDERGREVDNTTIESNGRLLVKYVRGVEGVKKLTFEECELSNWLYEILRPEVDELIVCNPVANGDYKKKKTDKMDARKLSNLLRGGFLVPVYHDGSKRERLRSLMSGYQDFIEEGVRLKNRYKSLFRKSGKKIKGEALYNDESFLEGLERRDFQFIGTQIYQLLEKMEEGRQEYVKEIVRCSKGFKEIKYLKSIPGIGSIQAAKIVSQVIDPERFSSKYKYYSYCGLVRHKRISDGRGYGSEKIWGNRILKCVYKMAGHSVLKGKSGLRNYYDTLRLKGIGHDNAYNAVCRKIAAISLSVWRKSEKYDDRLITGNLIK, from the coding sequence ATGATAAAGTATATAGGATTGGATGCACATTCGTCAACATGTACATTCAATGTGACGGATGAAAGAGGGAGGGAAGTAGACAACACTACGATTGAGAGCAATGGCCGGCTTTTGGTGAAGTATGTGAGGGGAGTGGAGGGTGTTAAGAAACTGACCTTTGAAGAGTGTGAATTAAGCAACTGGCTGTATGAGATATTGAGACCAGAAGTAGATGAGTTGATCGTATGCAATCCAGTAGCAAACGGAGACTACAAGAAGAAAAAGACGGACAAGATGGATGCCAGGAAGCTGTCGAATCTTTTGCGAGGAGGTTTTCTCGTACCGGTATATCATGATGGTTCAAAGAGGGAGAGGTTAAGGAGTTTAATGTCCGGGTATCAGGATTTCATTGAAGAGGGTGTGAGGCTAAAGAACCGATACAAATCCTTATTTCGGAAAAGTGGGAAGAAAATCAAAGGTGAAGCGTTATATAACGACGAGAGTTTCCTGGAAGGATTAGAGCGAAGAGACTTTCAATTTATTGGCACGCAGATCTATCAGCTTTTAGAGAAGATGGAAGAAGGCAGGCAGGAATATGTAAAAGAGATCGTTCGATGCAGTAAGGGATTTAAAGAGATAAAATATCTCAAGAGCATTCCCGGCATTGGGAGTATCCAGGCGGCGAAGATCGTATCACAGGTAATAGACCCGGAGAGGTTTAGCAGTAAGTACAAATATTACAGCTACTGTGGGTTGGTGAGGCATAAGAGGATAAGTGATGGGAGGGGATATGGGAGTGAAAAGATTTGGGGAAATCGGATATTAAAATGCGTATACAAGATGGCAGGACATTCGGTTTTAAAGGGTAAGAGCGGTTTAAGGAACTATTACGATACCTTGCGGTTGAAAGGCATCGGTCATGACAATGCCTATAATGCAGTATGTCGTAAGATAGCGGCAATATCTTTAAGCGTGTGGAGGAAGAGTGAGAAATATGATGACAGACTGATCACTGGCAATCTAATCAAGTAA
- the gnd gene encoding decarboxylating 6-phosphogluconate dehydrogenase, with protein sequence MQLGMIGLGRMGGNMVRRLMRAGHEVVVYSATAKTREAFAKETGAFAAASIQELVARLRPPRVVWLMVPAAAVDATLKEVVGLVHKGDILIDGGNSYYIDDIRRAKELAPQGIHYVDCGTSGGVWGLERGYCLMIGGPKETVRYLDPIFKSLAPGTGTVPKTPGREKAGGTAEEGYLHCGPAGGGHFVKMVHNGIEYGLMAAYAEGLNILRHANVGKEDHVIDAETTPLRHPDHYQYNFNLADITELWRRGSVIASWLLDLCAMEFAGDPNLSKFAGSVADSGEGRWTITAAIEEGTPAPVLSAALYQRFSSRGEDDFARKVLSAMRFGFGGHVEKSEK encoded by the coding sequence ATGCAACTTGGCATGATTGGTCTGGGAAGGATGGGGGGAAATATGGTGCGGCGATTGATGCGCGCCGGGCATGAGGTGGTAGTGTATTCCGCCACGGCAAAAACGAGAGAGGCCTTTGCAAAGGAAACCGGGGCATTTGCAGCCGCTTCGATTCAAGAGCTTGTGGCCAGGCTCAGGCCGCCCAGGGTGGTCTGGCTGATGGTGCCAGCGGCCGCAGTTGATGCGACACTGAAGGAGGTTGTGGGTCTGGTGCACAAAGGGGATATTCTTATCGATGGGGGAAACTCCTACTATATAGATGACATCCGCCGCGCCAAAGAACTTGCGCCGCAGGGAATCCACTACGTGGACTGCGGAACCAGCGGAGGTGTCTGGGGATTGGAACGCGGGTATTGTCTCATGATTGGGGGCCCAAAAGAGACCGTCCGGTATCTGGATCCGATTTTCAAGTCTCTTGCCCCCGGAACGGGAACAGTCCCAAAAACACCCGGACGGGAAAAAGCCGGAGGAACGGCTGAAGAGGGGTATCTCCACTGCGGACCTGCCGGTGGCGGCCATTTCGTTAAAATGGTTCACAACGGAATTGAATATGGCCTGATGGCTGCCTATGCCGAAGGGCTCAATATCCTGCGGCACGCAAATGTTGGAAAAGAGGATCATGTCATCGATGCCGAAACTACGCCCCTGCGCCACCCTGATCATTATCAGTACAATTTTAACCTGGCTGATATTACGGAACTGTGGCGGCGGGGAAGCGTGATTGCCTCGTGGTTGCTTGATCTCTGCGCCATGGAGTTTGCCGGAGATCCGAATTTGTCCAAATTTGCCGGTAGTGTAGCGGATTCGGGAGAAGGACGCTGGACGATTACCGCCGCCATTGAAGAAGGAACCCCGGCGCCGGTGCTGAGCGCTGCGCTTTACCAGAGGTTCAGTTCCCGCGGTGAGGATGACTTTGCGCGAAAGGTGCTCTCCGCCATGCGTTTTGGCTTCGGAGGCCACGTCGAAAAATCTGAAAAATAA